The DNA segment TTTCCTTGGCGGCGCGCGAGGCCCTCGCGGGCGCGGCCGGCTTCGGCGCCGGGGCTGGAGCCGGCTCTTCGGGCTGTTCTTCGATGGCCGGCGCTGCCGCGGTTTCGGGCTGCTCTTCGGCGGCCGGCGCCGCGGTGACTTCGGGTTCCTGCGGCTGTTCCGCGGCAGGTTCTTCGGACGGAGTGTCCTGCGGGGCGGCGGGCGCGGTCTCCGCGACGGCCGGAGTTTCCTGGTGGATATTATAGGTAGGCACCCGCGTCAGGCCGCCCACGACCGGGGCTTTCCTGCGATGACGTGCAGGCGCCGCCGGGGCCTCGCCGCTGACGGGCTGCGTCAAGGCCGGCTGCACGATGCGGCCTTCTTCGGAAGACGAGGCGGACGGGGTCGTTGTCTCCGAGGGCGCTTCAGAAGAGGTTCCGGAAAGACCGGAATAAGTTCCGGTATCGGAAGGAAGATTCGCGGTTTCCCCGTCGGAGGAAGAATGCGACTGGGACCAATTCTCAAGCTCCTGCCACGTGGCATCGTCCGCGTGCAGGATGCCGCCGGCAAAGGTGAGAACGAAGAAAAAAATAAGTGCCTGAAATTTTCTCAAGCGATCACGCAGTTTTTGGTTTTTAAAAACGTGTGTAAAGTGAACACAAAAAGCCCTCGATTTGAGGGCAGAAACCAAAAATAGTATCGGAAATTATTTGCTAACTCTAAACGTGAGAAGCGATTCCGAGCACTTGCTGCATATCATAGAGGCCGCTTTTACGCTTGGCAATGAATTTCGCCGCGCGAAGTGCGCCTTGAGCGAAGGCATCCCGTGAGCTGGCCCGGTGCGTGAGTTCGATTCTTTCACCGTCGCCGAAAAAGAAAACCGTATGATCGCCGACCACGTCGCCGCCCCGCATGGCCAGCACGCCGATCTCGCCCCGGGGGCGCGCGCCGGTCTCGCCTTCGCGGCCGTAAACCGTGTTGCCTTCGATCTTGCGCCCGCGGGCCTCGGCCACGACTTCGAGGAGCTTCACAGCCGTGCCGCTCGGCGAATCTTTTTTCATGCGGTGATGCGTTTCGGAAATCTCGAGATCGTAACTTTCGTCGAGCGCCTTGGCGGCGAGCTGCGAGA comes from the Verrucomicrobiia bacterium genome and includes:
- the dapB gene encoding 4-hydroxy-tetrahydrodipicolinate reductase, with the translated sequence MKLAVAGAAGRMGRRILTLAAADKEFKIVGALENADNPHVGDELGKVLGLAPLGVDVSSDAEEVFGKADVLIDFTHHSALEKNVKTALRAGTAYVVGTTGLTQKHLQALRAASKKIGIVQSPNMSVGVNLLFKLSQLAAKALDESYDLEISETHHRMKKDSPSGTAVKLLEVVAEARGRKIEGNTVYGREGETGARPRGEIGVLAMRGGDVVGDHTVFFFGDGERIELTHRASSRDAFAQGALRAAKFIAKRKSGLYDMQQVLGIASHV